The genomic segment ATCATTAAAATTTGTGTGTGATATACTACCATTGTGAACTATCTTCTAACTTAAAAATGAGGGCTCCAAAAATGTTGGGACCCCAAGCTATTGCTTTAGCGGCTTTACGGTATAGCCGGTCCTGCTtatcattaaataactaaataaaacatatatactcaaatttatattcttaaagtataatttattagattaatttaataaaataaatttctaataaatattttattaacgGAAGTATAACTCAATGAAAATCAAATACAGTATTTTGAGACGGGGGAGtataatgatgaaaaagaaaaaaaagataatgtgAATAGAATCCACAATTAACTTTCACCCATATCATTATTGTACGGATCGGAttgctattttttctttctataaatATCATTTCTCAATATCCATAAAAACATTTACAATCCAACACAAACTTCAACCTTACCATTGAACACTTCTTTCTTCattcaatgtttttttttttttaaaaaaaaaaacccacactataataattaacaatttgaGTATACATACGATACGCTAGCTAGCTAGCTGCTAATGATCGATCGATGGCGCCGCGAATAGGGAAGATAGAAATTTGTTCATGTTCACCCAAAAGTTCATCAAAATACGACGCTCCAAATTCTCCATCTACTTCATTATTCTCTTCCCCATCACGTTTCTCATTTTCGCCATCTCGTCCGAGTTTTTCCGATTCAGTACTGAATCGGACACTCGAGATGGCGGAACCGATGATAACAAAATGGAACCCTGACACTACTACCTACGCCAAAGTCACTTCTCTTTTCTACGAAAACAGAAGCGAAGCCAAGAGTTTCATCAAGAGTGTTTACAATCTACAGAAGGCGATGCTCTTTCATTCTACAGAAAGTTCAAAATCCGATAAGCTTGTTCGTGCTCAATCGCTCATGCAAGTTGCCGTTAAGAGACTTCAGAAGGAGTTTTATCAGATTCTATCGATGAATAGAGCTCATTTAGATCCCGAATCTATAACTACTGTGTCTTCTCGAACGAGTACTCGTTCGAGTTTATCTGagtatgaagatgaagaagatgatgatcgTATAGTAGTAGTTGCTGGTGAATCGATTTCTGAAGTTGAGGATGTATCGAATGTTGCAATGGCGGATTTGAGATTGATTGCTGAGTGCATGATTTCATCTGGCTACGCGAAGGAATGCGTGAAAATTTACAAAGTTATACGTAAATCGATCATTGATGAAGCTATTTATAGACTCGGTGTTGAGAAATTGAGTTCTTCACAAGTTCATAAGATGGATTGGGAAGTTTTCGAGATGAAGATTAAGGATTGGCTACGGGCAGTGGATGTAGCTGTTAAAACACTGTTCAACGGTGAGAGAATTCTCTGTGATCACGTTTTTTTATCGAATGATTCGATAAGAGAATCGTGTTTTACTGAAATTTCGAAAGATGGAGCAATGATTCTGTTCAGTTTCCCGGAAACTGTAGCGAAGAACAGTAAGAAGTCACCGGAAAAAGTGTTCCGTCTACTCCATATGTACACCTCCATCGTCGAACACTGGCCGGATATTGAAGCTATATTTTCTTGCGATTCAGAATCCAGTATCCGATCTCAAGTGTTGACATCGCACGACAAGCTCGGCGAGTCTATAAGGTCGGGGTTGACTGAATTTGAAGCAATTCTCCAGAAGGAGAACACAAAAACTCTAGTCGCCGGAGGTGGAATTCATCATCTCACAATAGACGTAATGGATTACGTAACTCTACTTGCTGATTATAGTAACGTACTCTCTGATATTCTAGCCGAATCTCCTCCTCCGTCTAAAGGTTCATTGCCTGAATCATACTTTGGTATTGCTGATTCCGATGAGTCTCCGTCACCGGCGATCTCACTCCGATTTGCATGGTTGATTCTCATTCTTCTCTGTAAACTAGATGCCAAAGCGAAGCACTACAAGGACGTAGCCTTTGCGTACCTCTTCTTAGCGAACAATCTCCGGTACATCGTTGTAAAAGTCCGTTCATCCAATCTCAAATATTTGTTAGGTGAAAATTGGATATCAAATCAAgaggaaaaaatcaaaaagttcGCGTTAAATTATCAACGGCTAGGATGGAGCCGCGT from the Capsicum annuum cultivar UCD-10X-F1 chromosome 9, UCD10Xv1.1, whole genome shotgun sequence genome contains:
- the LOC107856416 gene encoding exocyst complex component EXO70H1-like, producing MAPRIGKIEICSCSPKSSSKYDAPNSPSTSLFSSPSRFSFSPSRPSFSDSVLNRTLEMAEPMITKWNPDTTTYAKVTSLFYENRSEAKSFIKSVYNLQKAMLFHSTESSKSDKLVRAQSLMQVAVKRLQKEFYQILSMNRAHLDPESITTVSSRTSTRSSLSEYEDEEDDDRIVVVAGESISEVEDVSNVAMADLRLIAECMISSGYAKECVKIYKVIRKSIIDEAIYRLGVEKLSSSQVHKMDWEVFEMKIKDWLRAVDVAVKTLFNGERILCDHVFLSNDSIRESCFTEISKDGAMILFSFPETVAKNSKKSPEKVFRLLHMYTSIVEHWPDIEAIFSCDSESSIRSQVLTSHDKLGESIRSGLTEFEAILQKENTKTLVAGGGIHHLTIDVMDYVTLLADYSNVLSDILAESPPPSKGSLPESYFGIADSDESPSPAISLRFAWLILILLCKLDAKAKHYKDVAFAYLFLANNLRYIVVKVRSSNLKYLLGENWISNQEEKIKKFALNYQRLGWSRVIESLQHDPNASMDTQQVKEIFRRFNSSFEEAHRKHSMCVVDDSNLRDDLKVSIAEKILPRYKEFYNKHRDTIVRERYSAHVVRFSPEDVEHQLSDLFFGPIEFESCLSFEFSPSRLR